The following proteins come from a genomic window of Amaranthus tricolor cultivar Red isolate AtriRed21 chromosome 14, ASM2621246v1, whole genome shotgun sequence:
- the LOC130799757 gene encoding serine/threonine-protein kinase SAPK2-like isoform X2 — protein MERYEPIKDIGSGNFGVARLVIDKKTKQLFAVKYIERGSKIDANVQREIINHRSLKHPNIIKFREVLLTPTHLAIVMEYAAGGELFNKICNAGRFSEDELISGVSYCHTMEICHRDLKLENTLLDGSPTPRLKICDFGYSKSGILHSQPKSTVGTPAYIAPEVLARKEYDGKIADVWSCGVTLYVMLVGAYPFEDPEDPKNFRKTIARILGVQYSIPDYVRVSTDCKNLLSRIFVSNPSKRITIPEIKKQPWFLKNLPKSLIEGEKMNNGEKASDDEQVQSEEDIMKIIEEARIPGKSTKSSEQTTGSQTLDDETDDLEAELLDSDLSGDFVSTPI, from the exons atggaaAGATATGAGCCAATAAAAGATATTGGTTCTGGAAATTTTGGAGTGGCAAGATTGGTTATTGACAAGAAGACTAAACAGCTTTTTGCAGTCAAATACATTGAAAGAGGTTCCAAG ATTGATGCAAATGTTCAAAGGGAAATCATAAATCATAGATCTTTGAAGCATCCAAACATCATCAAGTTCAGAGAG GTGTTACTGACTCCGACGCATTTAGCCATTGTGATGGAGTATGCTGCTGGAGGTGAGCTCTTCAACAAAATATGCAATGCTGGTCGATTTAGCGAAGACGAG CTGATTTCAGGAGTCAGCTACTGTCATACCATG GAAATCTGTCACCGTGATCTTAAACTAGAAAACACGCTACTTGATGGCAGTCCAACTCCTCGTCTTAAGATATGCGACTTTGGTTACTCAAAA TCGGGAATATTGCATTCACAGCCAAAATCAACAGTGGGTACGCCTGCATATATTGCACCTGAGGTTCTGGCGCGTAAGGAATATGATGGCAAG ATTGCTGATGTTTGGTCTTGTGGAGTGACGTTGTATGTAATGCTGGTTGGAGCATATCCATTTGAAGATCCTGAAGATCCTAAAAATTTTCGTAAAACCATTGCA AGAATATTAGGAGTCCAATATTCAATACCAGATTATGTGCGCGTATCAACTGATTGCAAAAACCTTTTATCGCGTATCTTTGTTTCCAATCCCTCTAAG AGGATAACAATCCCAGAGATAAAGAAGCAGCCATGGTTTCTGAAGAATCTTCCAAAGAGCTTAATCGAAGGGGAGAAGATGAACAATGGAGAAAAAGCGAGTGATGATGAGCAAGTTCAAAGCGAAGAAGATATCATGAAAATCATAGAAGAAGCAAGAATACCAGGAAAATCAACCAAATCATCAGAACAAACTACAGGATCTCAAACACTTGATGATGAAACTGATGATTTAGAGGCTGAATTGTTAGATTCTGATCTTAGTGGTGACTTTGTCTCTACTCCTATATGA
- the LOC130799757 gene encoding serine/threonine-protein kinase SAPK3-like isoform X1: MERYEPIKDIGSGNFGVARLVIDKKTKQLFAVKYIERGSKIDANVQREIINHRSLKHPNIIKFREVLLTPTHLAIVMEYAAGGELFNKICNAGRFSEDEARFFFQQLISGVSYCHTMEICHRDLKLENTLLDGSPTPRLKICDFGYSKSGILHSQPKSTVGTPAYIAPEVLARKEYDGKIADVWSCGVTLYVMLVGAYPFEDPEDPKNFRKTIARILGVQYSIPDYVRVSTDCKNLLSRIFVSNPSKRITIPEIKKQPWFLKNLPKSLIEGEKMNNGEKASDDEQVQSEEDIMKIIEEARIPGKSTKSSEQTTGSQTLDDETDDLEAELLDSDLSGDFVSTPI; this comes from the exons atggaaAGATATGAGCCAATAAAAGATATTGGTTCTGGAAATTTTGGAGTGGCAAGATTGGTTATTGACAAGAAGACTAAACAGCTTTTTGCAGTCAAATACATTGAAAGAGGTTCCAAG ATTGATGCAAATGTTCAAAGGGAAATCATAAATCATAGATCTTTGAAGCATCCAAACATCATCAAGTTCAGAGAG GTGTTACTGACTCCGACGCATTTAGCCATTGTGATGGAGTATGCTGCTGGAGGTGAGCTCTTCAACAAAATATGCAATGCTGGTCGATTTAGCGAAGACGAG GCCAGATTTTTCTTCCAGCAGCTGATTTCAGGAGTCAGCTACTGTCATACCATG GAAATCTGTCACCGTGATCTTAAACTAGAAAACACGCTACTTGATGGCAGTCCAACTCCTCGTCTTAAGATATGCGACTTTGGTTACTCAAAA TCGGGAATATTGCATTCACAGCCAAAATCAACAGTGGGTACGCCTGCATATATTGCACCTGAGGTTCTGGCGCGTAAGGAATATGATGGCAAG ATTGCTGATGTTTGGTCTTGTGGAGTGACGTTGTATGTAATGCTGGTTGGAGCATATCCATTTGAAGATCCTGAAGATCCTAAAAATTTTCGTAAAACCATTGCA AGAATATTAGGAGTCCAATATTCAATACCAGATTATGTGCGCGTATCAACTGATTGCAAAAACCTTTTATCGCGTATCTTTGTTTCCAATCCCTCTAAG AGGATAACAATCCCAGAGATAAAGAAGCAGCCATGGTTTCTGAAGAATCTTCCAAAGAGCTTAATCGAAGGGGAGAAGATGAACAATGGAGAAAAAGCGAGTGATGATGAGCAAGTTCAAAGCGAAGAAGATATCATGAAAATCATAGAAGAAGCAAGAATACCAGGAAAATCAACCAAATCATCAGAACAAACTACAGGATCTCAAACACTTGATGATGAAACTGATGATTTAGAGGCTGAATTGTTAGATTCTGATCTTAGTGGTGACTTTGTCTCTACTCCTATATGA
- the LOC130799757 gene encoding serine/threonine-protein kinase SAPK2-like isoform X3, which translates to MERYEPIKDIGSGNFGVARLVIDKKTKQLFAVKYIERGSKIDANVQREIINHRSLKHPNIIKFREVLLTPTHLAIVMEYAAGGELFNKICNAGRFSEDEARFFFQQLISGVSYCHTMEICHRDLKLENTLLDGSPTPRLKICDFGYSKSGILHSQPKSTVGTPAYIAPEVLARKEYDGKIADVWSCGVTLYVMLVGAYPFEDPEDPKNFRKTIARITIPEIKKQPWFLKNLPKSLIEGEKMNNGEKASDDEQVQSEEDIMKIIEEARIPGKSTKSSEQTTGSQTLDDETDDLEAELLDSDLSGDFVSTPI; encoded by the exons atggaaAGATATGAGCCAATAAAAGATATTGGTTCTGGAAATTTTGGAGTGGCAAGATTGGTTATTGACAAGAAGACTAAACAGCTTTTTGCAGTCAAATACATTGAAAGAGGTTCCAAG ATTGATGCAAATGTTCAAAGGGAAATCATAAATCATAGATCTTTGAAGCATCCAAACATCATCAAGTTCAGAGAG GTGTTACTGACTCCGACGCATTTAGCCATTGTGATGGAGTATGCTGCTGGAGGTGAGCTCTTCAACAAAATATGCAATGCTGGTCGATTTAGCGAAGACGAG GCCAGATTTTTCTTCCAGCAGCTGATTTCAGGAGTCAGCTACTGTCATACCATG GAAATCTGTCACCGTGATCTTAAACTAGAAAACACGCTACTTGATGGCAGTCCAACTCCTCGTCTTAAGATATGCGACTTTGGTTACTCAAAA TCGGGAATATTGCATTCACAGCCAAAATCAACAGTGGGTACGCCTGCATATATTGCACCTGAGGTTCTGGCGCGTAAGGAATATGATGGCAAG ATTGCTGATGTTTGGTCTTGTGGAGTGACGTTGTATGTAATGCTGGTTGGAGCATATCCATTTGAAGATCCTGAAGATCCTAAAAATTTTCGTAAAACCATTGCA AGGATAACAATCCCAGAGATAAAGAAGCAGCCATGGTTTCTGAAGAATCTTCCAAAGAGCTTAATCGAAGGGGAGAAGATGAACAATGGAGAAAAAGCGAGTGATGATGAGCAAGTTCAAAGCGAAGAAGATATCATGAAAATCATAGAAGAAGCAAGAATACCAGGAAAATCAACCAAATCATCAGAACAAACTACAGGATCTCAAACACTTGATGATGAAACTGATGATTTAGAGGCTGAATTGTTAGATTCTGATCTTAGTGGTGACTTTGTCTCTACTCCTATATGA